From a region of the Corallococcus macrosporus genome:
- a CDS encoding MDR family MFS transporter has product MRTTHRPFTTLALALSLFVAALEMTVVSTAMPTVVSDLGGIQHYAWVFTAYMLSSTITVPIYGKLADLYGRKPVILFGSTLFLAASVACGLSTSMNMLIAFRVLQGLGAGAMQPIAITIIGDIYTLEQRGKVQGAFSAVWGIAGLAGPLTGGLIVKYLTWHWIFFINIPIGIASMVLLVAFFHEQVQRKARARLDYAGAALLSAGVVALLFGVQGSGRSLLGLPIAAVLLTAFVFVELRAAEPIIPMSIFKIPTIAISNLAGALFSAAQFGATTYVPLYVQGVLGGSATMAGGMITPMIVGWPLASLIGGRLMVRTGFRPLIVGGLGLAAIGTALMALLLKPGASMIVPQIAMGLFGIGLGFAAMATMVAVQTTVGWELRGVATASSMFFRTIGGSLGVGVMGGVLVSQLMKDPNVPVSAAAELLGPEHGRGLAPAILESLGGALNTGLSINFWIMCSAMIAAFAAGLFFPKVKRVTTPVNMGDVPASH; this is encoded by the coding sequence ATGCGCACCACCCATCGACCGTTCACCACCCTGGCTCTCGCGCTGTCCCTCTTCGTGGCCGCGCTGGAGATGACCGTCGTCTCCACCGCCATGCCCACGGTGGTCAGCGACCTGGGCGGCATCCAGCACTACGCGTGGGTCTTCACCGCGTACATGCTGTCGTCCACCATCACCGTGCCCATCTACGGGAAGCTCGCCGACCTCTACGGCCGCAAGCCCGTCATCCTCTTTGGCTCCACCCTGTTCCTGGCGGCCTCCGTCGCGTGCGGCCTCTCCACGTCGATGAACATGCTCATCGCCTTCCGCGTGCTCCAGGGCCTGGGCGCCGGGGCCATGCAGCCCATCGCCATCACCATCATCGGGGACATCTACACGCTGGAGCAGCGCGGGAAGGTCCAGGGCGCGTTCAGCGCCGTGTGGGGCATCGCCGGCCTCGCGGGCCCGCTCACCGGTGGCCTCATCGTGAAGTACCTCACGTGGCACTGGATCTTCTTCATCAACATCCCCATCGGCATCGCGTCCATGGTGCTGCTCGTCGCGTTCTTCCACGAGCAGGTCCAGCGCAAGGCCCGGGCCCGGCTCGACTACGCGGGCGCGGCGCTGCTGTCCGCGGGCGTCGTGGCGCTGCTGTTCGGGGTGCAGGGCTCCGGACGGTCGCTGCTCGGTCTTCCCATCGCCGCCGTGCTGCTCACCGCGTTCGTGTTCGTGGAGCTTCGCGCCGCCGAGCCCATCATCCCGATGAGCATCTTCAAGATTCCCACCATCGCCATCTCGAACCTGGCCGGCGCCCTTTTCTCCGCCGCCCAGTTCGGCGCGACCACCTACGTGCCCCTGTACGTGCAGGGCGTGCTCGGCGGTTCGGCCACCATGGCGGGCGGGATGATCACCCCGATGATCGTCGGCTGGCCGCTGGCGAGCCTCATCGGCGGCAGGCTCATGGTCCGCACCGGCTTCCGGCCGCTCATCGTCGGCGGCCTGGGCCTGGCCGCGATTGGCACCGCGCTGATGGCGCTCCTGCTCAAGCCCGGGGCGTCCATGATCGTTCCGCAGATCGCCATGGGGTTGTTTGGCATTGGCCTGGGCTTCGCCGCCATGGCGACCATGGTGGCCGTGCAGACCACCGTGGGCTGGGAGCTTCGCGGCGTGGCCACGGCCAGCAGCATGTTCTTCCGCACCATCGGCGGGTCGCTGGGCGTGGGCGTCATGGGCGGCGTGCTGGTGTCGCAGCTCATGAAGGACCCGAACGTCCCCGTGAGCGCCGCCGCGGAGCTGCTCGGCCCCGAGCACGGACGCGGGCTGGCTCCCGCCATCCTTGAATCGCTCGGCGGTGCGCTGAACACGGGGCTGTCCATCAACTTCTGGATCATGTGCTCGGCGATGATTGCCGCGTTCGCCGCTGGACTGTTCTTCCCCAAGGTGAAGCGCGTCACGACGCCGGTGAACATGGGCGACGTTCCCGCCTCCCACTGA
- a CDS encoding O-antigen ligase family protein — translation MVTDTKTVESGRWRTAVAAVLGLYAVGLVLAEAVLQAGAILATALALALAVTKRLKLEKDVRAFVLASVALCVWQLLSPAVALMTGAATKWPRGARYGQALDTVAGAAVACIGTLGVPWLMLGGLIAGGWLAAAALGFFQHRVPWPWEPPKFTKLNLARLHENFGTEENPRYAAGGFFFHRLRFAHGAIAVLGPALAVIGRSKVTRRRVLAGVMVLGLLVSIYAAFARAALGAALGVCVLALLLLMRGTARRAGLGVAVALVIAVLLTPAWRERFGKAVDNLFGSGERSLAMSVGWRLVREHTWVGVGFGNHKPAALATQAETGITDLLATDSHNLWLTAWAETGLVGLLLLATMHGLLARALVRRHRAGSIPATGALLSFVGFHVLALVHYLPFHPSVHLSFMLIWGLGLCSHFDDSREQVKSV, via the coding sequence ATGGTCACGGATACCAAGACGGTCGAGTCAGGGCGCTGGAGGACGGCGGTCGCCGCGGTGTTGGGGCTCTACGCGGTGGGGCTGGTGCTGGCGGAGGCGGTGCTCCAGGCCGGAGCCATCCTGGCCACGGCGCTGGCCCTGGCGCTGGCGGTGACGAAGCGGCTGAAGCTGGAGAAGGACGTCAGGGCGTTCGTGCTGGCGAGCGTCGCCCTGTGTGTCTGGCAGCTCCTCTCCCCAGCGGTGGCGCTGATGACGGGAGCCGCGACGAAGTGGCCCCGGGGCGCGAGATACGGCCAGGCGCTGGACACGGTGGCGGGAGCGGCGGTCGCATGCATCGGCACGCTGGGGGTGCCCTGGCTGATGCTGGGAGGCCTCATCGCGGGAGGCTGGCTGGCAGCGGCGGCCCTGGGCTTCTTCCAGCACCGGGTCCCATGGCCCTGGGAGCCGCCGAAGTTCACGAAGCTGAACCTGGCGCGCCTGCACGAGAACTTCGGCACGGAGGAGAACCCGAGGTACGCGGCGGGCGGCTTCTTCTTCCACCGGCTGAGGTTCGCGCACGGAGCGATTGCGGTGCTGGGCCCCGCGCTGGCGGTGATAGGCCGCTCGAAGGTGACGCGGCGGCGGGTGCTGGCGGGAGTGATGGTGCTGGGGCTGCTCGTGTCCATCTACGCCGCGTTCGCGCGAGCGGCATTGGGCGCGGCGCTGGGCGTGTGCGTGCTGGCACTGCTGTTGTTGATGCGAGGGACGGCGAGGAGGGCAGGGCTCGGGGTGGCGGTGGCGCTGGTGATCGCGGTCCTGCTGACGCCCGCGTGGCGGGAGCGGTTCGGCAAGGCGGTGGACAACCTCTTCGGCAGCGGAGAGCGCTCGCTGGCCATGTCCGTGGGCTGGCGCCTGGTGCGCGAGCACACCTGGGTGGGAGTGGGCTTCGGCAATCACAAACCCGCGGCCCTGGCGACGCAGGCGGAGACAGGCATCACGGACCTGCTGGCCACGGACTCGCACAACCTCTGGCTCACGGCCTGGGCGGAGACAGGGCTCGTGGGCCTGCTGTTGCTGGCCACGATGCACGGGCTGCTGGCCAGGGCGCTGGTGCGAAGGCACCGGGCCGGCTCGATTCCAGCCACGGGAGCCCTGCTGTCCTTCGTGGGCTTCCACGTCCTGGCTCTGGTGCACTACCTCCCGTTCCATCCCAGCGTGCACCTGTCCTTCATGCTCATCTGGGGCCTGGGGCTGTGCAGTCACTTCGATGACAGTCGAGAACAGGTAAAGTCGGTGTAG
- a CDS encoding DUF3472 domain-containing protein has product MKVNQTYSYWDVQNVPAQGLYNFDLTIFPSNDPAADATHVAPWYFYAAQFAFKTGGDAGYIGIQTDPNGKRAVFSIWGANGATCSNVAGAICQPFSHEGVGYQTLVPFNWVAGQYYRVRVWQNGADAEGEWWLGVIINDSTQTETVVGRIRVPWGRNWLSGSIINWVEWYGPGTENCTQLTSSTVYFAPPKGNAGTLTAPPPYNTTGQGPCASNVSAYGEWMRHYNGW; this is encoded by the coding sequence GTGAAGGTCAACCAGACCTATTCCTACTGGGACGTGCAGAACGTGCCGGCGCAGGGTCTCTACAACTTCGACCTGACCATCTTCCCATCGAACGACCCGGCCGCGGACGCGACCCACGTCGCCCCCTGGTACTTCTATGCCGCGCAGTTCGCCTTCAAGACGGGAGGCGACGCGGGGTACATCGGCATCCAGACGGACCCCAACGGGAAGCGCGCCGTGTTCTCCATCTGGGGCGCCAATGGCGCGACGTGCTCGAACGTGGCCGGCGCCATCTGCCAGCCGTTCTCGCACGAAGGGGTGGGGTACCAGACCCTGGTGCCCTTCAACTGGGTGGCCGGGCAGTACTATCGCGTCCGCGTCTGGCAGAACGGGGCGGACGCGGAAGGCGAGTGGTGGCTGGGGGTCATCATCAATGACAGCACCCAGACGGAGACTGTCGTTGGCCGGATCCGTGTGCCGTGGGGCCGCAATTGGCTGAGCGGCTCCATCATCAACTGGGTGGAGTGGTACGGCCCGGGGACGGAGAACTGCACTCAGCTCACGTCCTCCACGGTCTACTTCGCGCCGCCAAAGGGCAACGCTGGGACGCTCACCGCGCCGCCGCCGTACAACACGACGGGGCAGGGGCCGTGCGCGTCGAACGTCAGCGCGTACGGCGAATGGATGAGGCATTACAACGGCTGGTGA
- a CDS encoding GNAT family N-acetyltransferase codes for MEPTVVTEIGALDQKSQALFCDYVPQVFRRADFRRWRSWGEWNEDYRAFSLLESGRVVANASVMRMRLLLEGREVTAYQLGAVGCLPSHRGRGLARVVMNAALDACGDAPVLLFANPKVRQFYPRFGFQPQLQTLFAATYDAVPEGLPAPTLNLEDAAVRAGLAALSNEGLPSTERFGARGYATVASWPVANGFARPLRQLGTEAWVFAGVEGETLYLDDVFAREPFDLRAWIPRLIDQPIRSIRFGFTPERYWPDAMVAGEDTEADLFVRNFRPSQKAHRFPVMAHT; via the coding sequence ATGGAACCCACGGTGGTCACCGAAATCGGGGCCTTGGATCAGAAGTCACAAGCGTTGTTCTGTGACTACGTGCCCCAGGTGTTCCGCCGTGCGGACTTCCGCCGCTGGCGCTCGTGGGGCGAGTGGAACGAGGACTACCGCGCGTTCTCCTTGCTCGAGTCCGGACGCGTGGTGGCCAATGCCTCCGTGATGCGCATGCGCCTGCTGTTGGAAGGGCGCGAGGTAACGGCCTACCAGCTCGGGGCCGTGGGGTGTCTGCCATCGCATCGAGGGCGAGGACTGGCACGCGTGGTCATGAACGCCGCGCTGGATGCGTGCGGGGATGCGCCCGTGCTGCTCTTCGCCAACCCCAAGGTGCGCCAGTTCTACCCGCGCTTCGGGTTTCAGCCGCAACTGCAGACCCTGTTCGCCGCCACGTACGATGCCGTGCCTGAAGGCCTGCCCGCGCCCACGCTCAATCTGGAGGACGCGGCCGTGCGCGCTGGACTCGCCGCGCTCTCCAACGAGGGGTTGCCCTCCACGGAGCGCTTCGGAGCACGGGGCTACGCGACAGTGGCGAGCTGGCCCGTGGCCAATGGCTTCGCGAGGCCGCTGCGCCAGCTGGGGACAGAAGCCTGGGTCTTCGCGGGAGTGGAGGGCGAGACGCTGTACCTGGACGACGTCTTCGCCCGTGAGCCCTTCGACCTGCGGGCCTGGATCCCCCGGTTGATTGACCAGCCCATCCGCTCCATCCGCTTCGGCTTCACCCCGGAGCGCTACTGGCCGGATGCAATGGTCGCCGGTGAGGACACGGAGGCGGACCTCTTCGTGCGGAACTTCCGTCCCTCACAAAAGGCCCACCGGTTCCCGGTCATGGCCCACACCTGA
- a CDS encoding patatin-like phospholipase family protein, which produces MTSPAKSRVRGLMTCVLLLVAANASAQVPLPALQSATPKAVSLTVSGGVSLGTYEAGLLYYSGTSSQGERAVDLRLVTGASAGSLNALLAVMATCGVDAPTPGQSLFWDIWVPIGFNDLFVPSSTQPLGVFSREALERRASHIEQAWNRGLESSCDVVLGVSTTRLSPRALKAASGRLDLPRLEEKFAIRIQGRGPGRPPRATNYTTREGRRLELMLETDEQGEIPFAHLRELLLASMSFPIAFPPQPLRTCAPTASAKPGVCLPADSRRELFIDGGVFDNTPLRLAVGLARDGLRETADGKLEWRPVPQPDVRTTPPGIAFAFIDPDATEYPVAPPAQAEAGPTSLPATLAELLATFVDTARSKELAMLLEEEPEIAKRLTLPRRHFPAAGAPLFAFLGFFERDFRIFDFYLGMYDARRMMDDAFREGRTPQETPRATAMDGLGGWQPFACMSAVYDALPSAEQVCQGEALADFRALLQMSLDQLYDACSKPEVTAPAGAWRNTHCDRGLAGQPPPRVPGLQPGEWPKWKQGENESELAYSMRLLGAYGFSFRDLGVPKGRGDLAVLRIRHALGAAALRLAEAQPPSDKPTVRFASKLAVDSISYEPQRLSLHVTMGPTESEVGLSVGASALPLSSGLRFAGAVGFRGLEDVLSSGSSSDPFGVVLSGGLEFQPRSEQTFLSQSRLALRAGWLFSANDDYGTNLCTDGGASHVTACSRPVVQALVGITFLEFLRAQVVGEWFPGSSSRKTLWSVAPGIGLELGL; this is translated from the coding sequence ATGACCAGCCCCGCGAAGTCTCGCGTCCGTGGCCTGATGACCTGCGTGCTGCTCCTGGTTGCTGCGAACGCGAGCGCCCAGGTCCCCCTCCCCGCCCTCCAGTCCGCGACGCCGAAGGCCGTGTCGCTCACCGTGAGCGGCGGCGTGTCCCTGGGGACGTATGAAGCAGGGCTCCTGTATTACTCGGGGACGTCCTCGCAGGGAGAGCGCGCGGTGGATCTGCGGCTCGTGACTGGCGCCTCCGCGGGGAGCCTCAACGCGCTGCTGGCGGTCATGGCCACCTGTGGCGTGGATGCTCCCACGCCGGGCCAATCGCTGTTCTGGGACATCTGGGTTCCCATCGGGTTCAACGACCTGTTCGTGCCGTCCTCGACGCAGCCGCTCGGCGTCTTCTCCCGTGAGGCGCTGGAACGCCGCGCCTCGCACATTGAACAGGCTTGGAACCGGGGTCTGGAGTCATCCTGCGACGTGGTGCTCGGGGTCTCGACGACGCGCCTCTCGCCTCGCGCCCTCAAGGCTGCGAGTGGCCGGCTCGACCTGCCGCGACTCGAGGAGAAGTTCGCCATTCGCATCCAGGGACGCGGGCCGGGACGTCCTCCTCGCGCGACCAACTACACGACCCGCGAGGGCCGCAGGCTGGAGTTGATGCTGGAGACCGACGAGCAGGGGGAGATCCCCTTCGCGCATCTGCGCGAGCTGCTCCTCGCGTCCATGTCCTTCCCCATCGCGTTCCCGCCTCAGCCCCTGCGCACCTGCGCGCCGACTGCCTCCGCGAAGCCTGGGGTGTGCCTGCCTGCGGATTCGCGGCGCGAGCTCTTCATCGACGGCGGCGTCTTCGACAACACCCCGCTCCGTCTGGCCGTGGGCCTCGCCCGCGATGGTCTGAGAGAAACAGCGGACGGCAAGCTGGAGTGGCGTCCGGTACCACAGCCCGACGTGCGCACGACGCCCCCGGGCATCGCGTTCGCATTCATCGACCCGGACGCCACCGAGTATCCGGTTGCGCCCCCTGCCCAGGCGGAGGCCGGTCCCACCTCCCTGCCCGCCACGCTCGCGGAGCTCCTGGCCACCTTCGTGGACACCGCGCGTTCGAAGGAACTGGCCATGCTCCTGGAGGAGGAGCCGGAGATCGCCAAGCGCCTCACCCTGCCGCGCCGCCACTTCCCCGCGGCCGGTGCACCGCTGTTCGCGTTCCTGGGTTTCTTCGAGAGAGACTTCCGTATCTTTGATTTCTACCTGGGCATGTATGACGCCCGGCGGATGATGGATGACGCGTTCCGGGAGGGCCGGACGCCGCAGGAAACGCCACGCGCCACGGCGATGGATGGTCTTGGAGGATGGCAGCCCTTCGCCTGTATGAGCGCCGTCTATGACGCCCTGCCTAGCGCGGAGCAGGTGTGTCAGGGCGAAGCACTGGCGGACTTCCGGGCGCTGTTGCAGATGTCGCTGGACCAGCTCTACGACGCCTGTAGCAAGCCAGAGGTGACAGCCCCCGCCGGTGCCTGGCGCAACACGCACTGTGATCGCGGCCTCGCGGGACAACCTCCGCCCAGGGTCCCCGGTCTTCAGCCCGGCGAATGGCCAAAATGGAAGCAGGGCGAAAACGAATCCGAGCTGGCGTACTCGATGCGACTACTCGGGGCCTATGGCTTCAGCTTCCGCGACCTCGGCGTGCCGAAAGGCCGGGGGGATCTCGCGGTCCTGCGGATCCGACATGCTCTCGGAGCCGCCGCCCTTCGCCTGGCGGAGGCACAGCCCCCTTCCGACAAGCCCACGGTCCGCTTCGCCAGCAAGCTCGCGGTGGACAGCATCAGCTATGAGCCCCAGCGCCTGTCGCTGCACGTCACCATGGGACCGACGGAGAGCGAGGTAGGCCTGAGCGTCGGGGCTTCGGCGCTGCCACTGTCATCCGGGCTCCGGTTCGCAGGAGCGGTCGGTTTCCGGGGCCTCGAGGACGTCCTCTCCTCCGGCAGCAGCAGCGACCCCTTCGGCGTGGTGCTCTCGGGCGGACTGGAGTTCCAGCCACGCTCGGAGCAGACCTTTCTCTCCCAGAGCCGGCTCGCGCTTCGCGCCGGCTGGTTGTTCAGCGCGAACGACGACTACGGCACGAACCTCTGCACGGACGGAGGTGCCAGCCACGTGACCGCGTGCTCACGGCCCGTGGTCCAGGCGCTCGTGGGCATCACCTTCCTGGAGTTCCTCCGCGCCCAGGTCGTCGGGGAATGGTTCCCCGGAAGCAGCTCCCGGAAGACGCTCTGGTCCGTGGCCCCGGGCATCGGCCTGGAGCTTGGACTCTAA
- a CDS encoding glycosyltransferase family 4 protein: MVRGQLHGIARYALELARRLPALAPDLEFSALVPAKGLPDDLGELTPKIPLHRSRAGYLSPTEQPLLAYELTKLKPDLFHATSFSLPLFWPGKLVATLHDANHLALADQYTPVQAIYYKAVVGPRARLASALITVSDFSREELGKYLKMSPYRFQVIHNGVDSRFEPPTAREAQAFRERHELPERYIAVVGNAKPFKNLAMLAKFAEDLPVPLVLLAGKGAVAHEVGLHENVIDLEQLPESEMPLFYGAATALLLPSKYEGFGLPALEAMASGCPVIAADATALPEVVGDAALRVPPDDFKSWHETTLRMLRDENLRRSLIELGRERAARFTWDRCAQQTLGVFRRALQGRP, encoded by the coding sequence ATGGTGCGCGGTCAGCTCCACGGCATCGCGAGGTACGCGCTGGAGCTGGCGCGCCGTCTGCCCGCCCTGGCCCCGGACCTGGAGTTCTCCGCGCTGGTGCCAGCGAAGGGCCTGCCAGACGACCTGGGCGAGCTGACGCCGAAGATCCCGCTGCACCGTTCCAGGGCCGGCTACCTGTCTCCGACCGAGCAGCCCCTGCTGGCGTACGAGCTGACGAAGCTGAAGCCGGACCTGTTCCACGCGACGTCGTTCTCGTTGCCCCTGTTCTGGCCGGGCAAGCTGGTGGCGACGTTGCACGACGCGAACCACCTGGCGCTGGCGGATCAGTACACGCCGGTACAGGCGATTTATTACAAGGCCGTGGTGGGTCCACGGGCCAGGTTGGCGTCCGCGTTGATCACGGTGTCTGACTTCTCCCGGGAGGAACTGGGGAAGTACCTGAAGATGTCGCCGTACCGGTTCCAGGTGATCCACAACGGTGTGGATTCACGGTTTGAACCGCCTACGGCACGCGAAGCGCAGGCGTTCCGCGAGCGGCATGAGTTGCCGGAGCGGTACATCGCAGTGGTCGGCAATGCCAAGCCCTTCAAGAACCTGGCGATGCTGGCGAAGTTCGCGGAGGACCTGCCGGTGCCGCTGGTGCTGCTCGCGGGCAAGGGAGCCGTGGCGCACGAAGTGGGCTTGCACGAGAACGTCATCGACCTTGAGCAGCTGCCCGAATCCGAGATGCCATTGTTCTACGGAGCCGCCACGGCGCTGCTCCTGCCATCGAAGTACGAGGGCTTTGGATTGCCCGCTCTGGAAGCCATGGCGTCCGGGTGTCCCGTCATCGCCGCGGATGCGACGGCTCTTCCGGAAGTCGTGGGCGATGCGGCGCTGCGAGTCCCGCCCGACGACTTCAAATCCTGGCATGAAACAACGCTGCGGATGCTCAGGGACGAAAACCTGCGCCGGAGCTTGATTGAGCTGGGCAGGGAACGGGCGGCCCGCTTCACCTGGGATCGATGTGCGCAGCAGACCCTCGGCGTCTTCAGGCGAGCCCTGCAGGGAAGGCCATGA
- a CDS encoding glycosyltransferase — MKVALVHDWLVTHRGGERVLDALCELFPSADLYTLIHQPGSQPARIENRRITTSFLQHIPGIHSRYRHFLPLFPRAIEALRITGDYDLVLSSSHCVAKGIHAPPGVPHLSYVHAPMRYMWDLFDEYFGPGRTRLPVRAAALAVRPYLQHWDRTSTQRVSRIVANSRHIAGKIRRFWDREASVVPPPVELERFTQVPLEGGGQGGYFLWLGAFAPYKRLDVALEAFRGLDTPLWVVGTGQEASRLTSGPLPPHIRFLGNVPDSALPALYRDARALLFTPEEDFGITPLEAQATGRPVIAFGKGGALETVTPKTGLFFQEQTPASLAAAVRQFDAWERSFRPEDARAQAERFSRARFQQAIQAEVDALLSVSRPSPAV; from the coding sequence GTGAAGGTCGCCCTCGTCCACGACTGGCTCGTCACCCACCGCGGCGGAGAGCGCGTCCTCGACGCCCTCTGCGAACTGTTCCCCAGCGCGGACCTCTACACCCTCATCCACCAGCCGGGCAGCCAGCCCGCGCGCATCGAGAACCGGCGCATCACCACGTCGTTCCTCCAGCACATCCCCGGCATCCACTCGCGCTACCGGCACTTCCTGCCGCTGTTCCCTCGCGCCATCGAAGCCCTGCGCATCACCGGCGACTACGACCTGGTCCTGTCCTCCAGCCACTGCGTCGCCAAGGGCATCCACGCGCCTCCCGGCGTGCCCCACCTGAGCTACGTCCACGCGCCCATGCGGTACATGTGGGACCTGTTCGACGAGTACTTCGGCCCCGGCCGCACGCGCCTCCCCGTGCGCGCCGCCGCCCTCGCCGTGCGCCCCTACCTCCAGCACTGGGACCGCACCTCCACCCAGCGCGTGAGCCGCATCGTCGCCAACTCGCGGCACATCGCAGGGAAGATCCGCCGCTTCTGGGACCGCGAGGCCTCCGTCGTCCCGCCCCCCGTGGAGCTCGAGCGCTTCACGCAGGTGCCGCTCGAAGGGGGAGGGCAGGGCGGCTACTTCCTGTGGCTCGGCGCCTTCGCTCCGTACAAGCGCCTGGACGTCGCCCTGGAGGCCTTCCGTGGCCTGGACACCCCGCTCTGGGTCGTGGGCACGGGACAGGAGGCCTCGCGCCTCACGTCCGGTCCTCTTCCGCCCCACATCCGCTTCCTCGGCAACGTCCCCGACAGCGCGCTCCCCGCCCTCTACCGCGACGCCCGCGCGCTTCTCTTCACCCCCGAGGAGGACTTCGGCATCACCCCGCTGGAGGCCCAGGCCACCGGCCGCCCCGTCATCGCCTTCGGCAAGGGCGGCGCCCTGGAGACCGTCACCCCGAAGACGGGCCTCTTCTTCCAGGAGCAGACCCCCGCGTCGCTCGCCGCCGCCGTGCGCCAGTTCGACGCCTGGGAGCGCTCCTTCCGCCCCGAGGACGCCCGCGCCCAGGCCGAGCGCTTCAGCCGCGCCCGCTTCCAGCAGGCCATCCAGGCGGAGGTGGACGCCCTCTTGAGCGTGTCCAGGCCCTCCCCAGCGGTGTGA
- a CDS encoding undecaprenyl-phosphate glucose phosphotransferase, translated as MFGRLQRFYTSIKVAADAGMLAVAFVLAYFTRFSGVFPVTEGIPPMGETFVSLVMVLIIFPVTFQRARLYATNRSRSHMGELFELFKATITATLVLVALTYFIRERYSRLTLAIFVVYAFTLIALSRMAFRHVLSEVRRRGYNLKSILVIGEEELGLRTIETVESHRELGFRVTGVLALKEEKVGQWVGGVRVVGHVGEVEAYLDAHPVDQVIIAVPLEDQARVKPLMEQLALRTVDVKVVPDLYQYITLYGGLEEFGGLPIISLQGDPMDGWSRVAKRAFDILFSLVAIAVSAPTMVLTALLVRVTSKGPILYRQERMGMDGRTFSILKFRTMRVDAEAQGATMASAVDARRTPVGTFLRKYSLDELPQFFNVLRGDMSLVGPRPERPVFIEEFKRQIPRYHLRHKVKAGITGWAQINGLRGQTSIQKRIEYDLYYIENWSLLMDLKILLRTALGGFLSKNAY; from the coding sequence GTGTTTGGTCGCCTGCAGCGCTTCTATACGTCCATCAAGGTCGCCGCCGACGCGGGGATGCTCGCGGTGGCGTTCGTGCTCGCGTACTTCACCCGCTTCAGCGGCGTGTTCCCCGTCACCGAGGGCATCCCGCCCATGGGCGAGACCTTCGTCTCGCTGGTGATGGTGCTCATCATCTTCCCGGTGACGTTCCAGCGGGCGCGGCTGTACGCGACCAACCGCTCGCGCTCGCACATGGGGGAGCTGTTCGAGCTCTTCAAGGCCACCATCACCGCGACGCTCGTCCTGGTGGCGCTGACGTACTTCATCCGCGAGCGCTACTCGCGCCTCACGCTGGCCATCTTCGTCGTCTACGCCTTCACGCTCATCGCGCTGTCGCGCATGGCCTTCCGGCACGTGCTCAGCGAGGTGCGCCGGCGCGGCTACAACCTCAAGTCCATCCTCGTCATCGGCGAGGAGGAGCTGGGGCTGCGCACCATCGAGACGGTGGAGAGCCACCGCGAGCTGGGCTTCCGCGTGACGGGCGTGCTGGCGCTGAAGGAGGAGAAGGTCGGCCAGTGGGTGGGCGGCGTGCGCGTGGTGGGCCACGTGGGCGAGGTCGAGGCCTACCTGGATGCCCATCCGGTGGATCAGGTCATCATCGCCGTGCCGCTGGAGGACCAGGCGCGGGTGAAGCCGCTGATGGAGCAGCTGGCGCTGCGCACCGTGGACGTCAAGGTGGTGCCGGACCTGTACCAGTACATCACCCTGTACGGCGGCCTGGAGGAGTTCGGTGGCCTGCCCATCATCAGCCTCCAGGGCGACCCCATGGATGGCTGGAGCCGCGTGGCCAAGCGCGCGTTCGACATCCTGTTCTCGCTGGTGGCCATCGCGGTCAGCGCGCCGACGATGGTGCTCACGGCGCTGCTGGTCCGTGTCACGAGCAAGGGCCCCATCCTCTACCGCCAGGAGCGGATGGGCATGGACGGGCGGACCTTCTCCATCCTCAAGTTCCGCACCATGCGCGTGGACGCCGAAGCGCAGGGCGCCACCATGGCGAGCGCGGTGGATGCGCGCCGCACGCCGGTGGGGACGTTCCTGCGCAAGTACTCGCTGGATGAGCTGCCGCAGTTCTTCAACGTGCTCCGGGGCGACATGAGCCTCGTGGGCCCGCGTCCGGAGCGGCCCGTCTTCATCGAGGAGTTCAAGCGCCAGATTCCGCGCTACCACCTGCGCCACAAGGTGAAGGCGGGCATCACCGGCTGGGCGCAGATCAACGGCCTGCGCGGCCAGACGTCCATCCAGAAGCGCATCGAGTACGACCTGTACTACATCGAGAACTGGTCGCTGCTGATGGACCTGAAGATCCTCCTGCGCACCGCGCTGGGTGGCTTCCTGTCGAAGAACGCGTACTGA